A genomic segment from Scomber japonicus isolate fScoJap1 chromosome 11, fScoJap1.pri, whole genome shotgun sequence encodes:
- the LOC128367916 gene encoding gamma-crystallin M3-like: MTMGKIIFYEDRNFQGRHYETSSDCPELTSYLSRCHSCRVESGCFMVYDRPNYMGNQYFMRRGEYADYMSMMGMRECIRSCRTIPMHRGQFRMKIFERENFGGQSHELMDDCDNIQDRYRMNDCMSCHVMDGHWLMYEQPHYRGKMMYMRPGEYRSFRDMGMSGTRFMSMRRIMDSCN; encoded by the exons ATGACCATGGGAAAG ATCATCTTCTACGAGGACAGGAACTTCCAGGGTCGTCACTATGAGACCAGCAGTGACTGCCCTGAACTGACctcttacctgagcaggtgccACTCCTGCAGGGTTGAGAGCGGCTGCTTCATGGTCTACGACCGCCCCAACTACATGGGAAACCAGTACTTCATGAGGAGGGGCGAGTATGCTGACTACATGAGCATGATGGGAATGAGAGAGTGCATCAGGTCTTGCCGTACTATCCCCATG CACAGAGGCCAGTTCAGGATGAAGATCTTCGAGAGGGAGAACTTCGGTGGTCAGAGTCACGAGCTGATGGATGACTGTGACAACATCCAGGACCGTTACCGCATGAATGACTGCATGTCCTGCCACGTGATGGACGGCCACTGGCTGATGTACGAGCAGCCCCACTACAGAGGCAAGATGATGTACATGAGGCCCGGCGAGTACAGGAGCTTCAGGGACATGGGCATGAGCGGCACAAGGTTCATGAGCATGAGGCGTATCATGGATTCTTGCAACTAA
- the LOC128367467 gene encoding gamma-crystallin M3-like: protein MGKIIFYEDRNFQGRSYETSNDCAEVTSYLSRCNSCRVESGCFMVYERPNYMGHQMMVRRGEYPDNQRLMGMSMSDCIRSCRMIPMHRGQFRMKIYERENYGGQMNEVNDDCDSIQERYRMSDCQSAHVMDGHWLMYEQPHYRGRMLYLRPGEYRSMRDMGTGPMDMRIGSIKRITESC from the exons ATGGGCAAA ATCATCTTCTACGAGGACAGGAACTTCCAGGGTCGTTCCTATGAGACCAGCAATGACTGTGCTGAGGTGACCTCCTACCTGAGCCGCTGCAACTCCTGCAGGGTGGAGAGTGGCTGCTTCATGGTCTACGAACGTCCAAACTACATGGGTCACCAGATGATGGTGAGGAGGGGAGAGTACCCTGACAACCAGCGTCTGATGGGAATGAGCATGAGTGACTGCATCCGTTCCTGCCGTATGATCCCCATG CACAGAGGCCAGTTCAGGATGAAGATCTACGAGAGGGAAAACTACGGAGGTCAGATGAATGAGGTGAATGATGACTGCGATTCCATCCAGGAACGTTACCGTATGTCTGACTGCCAGTCTGCTCACGTGATGGACGGCCACTGGCTGATGTATGAGCAGCCCCACTACAGAGGCAGGATGCTGTACCTGAGGCCCGGGGAGTACAGGAGCATGAGGGACATGGGAACAGGCCCCATGGATATGAGGATCGGATCCATCAAACGCATTACGGAATCCTGTTAA
- the LOC128367469 gene encoding gamma-crystallin M3-like, which translates to MGKIIFYEDRNFQGRSYECMSDCSDMSTYLSRCNSCRVESGCFMVYDRPNYMGNQYFLRRGEYPDYNSIGMSDSIRSCRLIPQHRGSYRMRIYERENFQGQSHELMEDCDNIQDRYRMPDCQSCNVMDGHWLMYEQPHFRGRMMYMRPGEYRSMRDIGYSGMRLSSARRIMDSC; encoded by the exons ATGGGCAAG ATCATCTTCTACGAGGACAGGAACTTCCAGGGTCGCTCCTATGAGTGCATGAGCGACTGCTCTGACATGTCCACCTACCTGAGCAGGTGCAATTCCTGCAGGGTGGAGAGTGGCTGCTTCATGGTCTACGACCGCCCCAACTACATGGGAAACCAGTACTTCCTGAGGAGGGGAGAGTACCCTGACTACAATTCTATTGGCATGAGTGACTCTATCCGATCCTGCCGTTTAATTCCTCAG CACAGGGGATCCTACAGGATGAGGATCTATGAGAGGGAGAACTTCCAGGGCCAGAGTCACGAGCTGATGGAGGACTGTGACAATATCCAGGACCGCTACCGCATGCCCGACTGCCAGTCCTGCAACGTGATGGATGGCCACTGGCTGATGTACGAGCAGCCCCACTTCAGAGGAAGGATGATGTACATGAGGCCTGGAGAGTACAGGAGCATGAGAGATATTGGATACAGCGGCATGAGGCTCAGCTCCGCCAGGCGTATAATGGATTCCTGTTAA
- the LOC128367468 gene encoding gamma-crystallin M2-like isoform X2, producing the protein MGKIVFFEDKNFLGQCHECSTDCPDLRSYFSRCNSIKVDSGCWVLYERPNYTGYQYVLSPGEYPDHQNWMGFNDSIKSCRCIKNSWKIRFFDKQEFAGQVAECVDDCPSVFETFKFREFHSCVVVDGAWVLYELPDYHGQQYFLERGDYHNYSDWGASSPAAGSFRRVTDF; encoded by the exons ATGGGGAAG aTTGTGTTCTTTGAGGATAAGAATTTCCTAGGCCAATGCCATGAGTGCAGCACTGACTGCCCTGACCTGCGCTCTTACTTCAGCCGCTGCAACTCCATCAAAGTGGACAGTGGCTGCTGGGTGCTGTACGAGCGCCCTAACTACACTGGTTACCAGTATGTCCTGAGCCCCGGGGAATACCCTGATCACCAGAACTGGATGGGATTCAATGACAGCATCAAGTCATGTCGCTGTATCAAGAAC TCCTGGAAGATCAGATTCTTCGACAAACAGGAGTTCGCAGGTCAAGTGGCAGAGTGTGTTGACGATTGCCCATCAGTTTTCGAGACCTTCAAGTTTCGGGAGTTCCACTCCTGCGTAGTGGTCGACGGTGCTTGGGTCCTCTACGAGCTGCCCGACTATCATGGACAGCAGTACTTCCTGGAACGTGGCGATTACCACAACTATTCAGACTGGGGTGCCTCCTCCCCGGCTGCGGGATCCTTCCGAAGGGTCACAGATTTCTAG
- the LOC128367468 gene encoding gamma-crystallin M2-like isoform X1, protein MGKIVFFEDKNFLGQCHECSTDCPDLRSYFSRCNSIKVDSGCWVLYERPNYTGYQYVLSPGEYPDHQNWMGFNDSIKSCRCIKNVYGKSWKIRFFDKQEFAGQVAECVDDCPSVFETFKFREFHSCVVVDGAWVLYELPDYHGQQYFLERGDYHNYSDWGASSPAAGSFRRVTDF, encoded by the exons ATGGGGAAG aTTGTGTTCTTTGAGGATAAGAATTTCCTAGGCCAATGCCATGAGTGCAGCACTGACTGCCCTGACCTGCGCTCTTACTTCAGCCGCTGCAACTCCATCAAAGTGGACAGTGGCTGCTGGGTGCTGTACGAGCGCCCTAACTACACTGGTTACCAGTATGTCCTGAGCCCCGGGGAATACCCTGATCACCAGAACTGGATGGGATTCAATGACAGCATCAAGTCATGTCGCTGTATCAAGAAC GTATATGGAAAGTCCTGGAAGATCAGATTCTTCGACAAACAGGAGTTCGCAGGTCAAGTGGCAGAGTGTGTTGACGATTGCCCATCAGTTTTCGAGACCTTCAAGTTTCGGGAGTTCCACTCCTGCGTAGTGGTCGACGGTGCTTGGGTCCTCTACGAGCTGCCCGACTATCATGGACAGCAGTACTTCCTGGAACGTGGCGATTACCACAACTATTCAGACTGGGGTGCCTCCTCCCCGGCTGCGGGATCCTTCCGAAGGGTCACAGATTTCTAG
- the LOC128367665 gene encoding gamma-crystallin S-like, whose product MEMEMIVFFEDKDFQGKSYECKGDSVDLHGYIHRCNSVKIEGGWWVMFERSNFTGYQYIIGPGEYNDFHHWMGFNDCVRSCRIIKNAKGPCKLKLFDRPNFDGQSLELTENMKTFQENWPRREVQSCKVLDGSWVFFEHPNFCGRQYLLEKGEYRHPSVWGALKATVGSIRRIMEL is encoded by the exons atggagatggagatg ATTGTGTTTTTCGAGGACAAGGACTTCCAGGGAAAGTCCTATGAATGCAAAGGGGACTCAGTCGACCTGCACGGCTACATCCACCGATGTAACTCAGTCAAGATAGAGGGAGGCTGGTGGGTGATGTTTGAGCGCAGCAACTTCACAGGCTACCAGTACATTATAGGTCCTGGGGAATACAATGACTTCCACCACTGGATGGGCTTCAATGACTGTGTCAGATCCTGCAGGATCATCAAAAAC GCCAAAGGGCCATGCAAGCTGAAGCTGTTTGACCGGCCAAACTTTGACGGGCAATCTCTGGAGTTGACCGAGAATATGAAGACTTTCCAGGAGAATTGGCCCAGACGTGAAGTCCAGTCCTGCAAGGTCCTAGACGGGTCCTGGGTGTTCTTTGAACATCCCAACTTCTGTGGTCGCCAGTACCTGCTGGAGAAGGGAGAATACCGACACCCCTCAGTGTGGGGAGCTCTGAAAGCAACAGTGGGCTCCATTAGAAGAATCATGGAGTTGTAA
- the LOC128367931 gene encoding gamma-crystallin B-like, which translates to MDRVGKIIFYEEKNFQGRYYECDSDCPELNIHFSHCNSVQVESGAWVLYEKPNYLGYQYILTRGEYPDYQQWMGYNDSIRSCHIIRNISGVFRIRIFECLDFSGQMMEFSEDVNNLPERWHLQDVHSARVLEGAWIFYELPNYLGRQYLLEKGEYRRFIEWAAMNPLVGSIRHVHDF; encoded by the exons ATGGACCGTGTAGGAAAG ATCATCTTTTATGAAGAAAAGAACTTCCAAGGTCGATATTATGAGTGCGACAGTGACTGTCCTGAGCTTAACATCCACTTTAGCCACTGCAACTCAGTCCAGGTAGAGAGTGGGGCCTGGGTTCTGTACGAGAAGCCCAACTACTTGGGCTACCAGTACATCCTGACCAGAGGAGAGTACCCTGATTACCAGCAATGGATGGGCTACAATGACAGCATAAGGTCTTGTCATATTATACGAAAT ATTTCTGGTGTGTTCAGGATTCGTATCTTTGAGTGTCTTGACTTCAGCGGTCAGATGATGGAATTCAGTGAAGATGTGAACAACCTGCCCGAACGCTGGCACCTCCAGGACGTCCACTCTGCCCGTGTCCTGGAAGGTGCCTGGATCTTCTATGAGCTCCCCAACTACCTTGGACGCCAATACCTGCTGGAGAAGGGAGAGTACCGCCGCTTCATTGAGTGGGCAGCCATGAACCCCCTTGTTGGGTCCATCCGCCACGTCCATGACTTTTAG